Part of the Trichoplusia ni isolate ovarian cell line Hi5 chromosome 16, tn1, whole genome shotgun sequence genome, GATATTTCGTTCGTTTACACAGAATAGAAATGGCAGCTGGGTATGAACAGTAGAAATCTTTTTAATCCGTCAGATAGATAGTGAGAAATAATAGACGCGTAAGATTGCCTTTATCTGaacaaaaactgttaatgtctaactgctttaaagtttcgGACAGGAAGCTTGTGAAACGCataatttcatttacaaaagTTCACCTTAGTTTGATTAATATGATAAAAGAAGAAACTCGTGTCCATTACTGTTCATTAAACTGAATTAGTATACCCATTGCAAAAAAGTctaagtgaaaataaaattaattcacgacaaaaacacaaatctcaatatttattataattattagcaCAGTTATTAAATAGTGGGCTAAAGTGCCGATATATTTTAGCTTTAGCAGTGAAGGTGACGACATAATAGTGAGCGGCGTGTACGCGGAGTGCGGGGAGGCGGCAGCGCGAGAGGCCGCCTACAAGCTGTACCTAGCACCGGACCAACACCAGGACAACCTGCTGACGACGACGCTAGACGCCAGGCATCAGATGGCGTCCATATGCGGCTTTCAGTGTTACGCTGACAGGTACTTATGTTGTAATTGAATGTAGCTGCAATTAAAAGGAGAATATCTGTTTAATATTGTAACCTTTAAATGTACCACCGTGGGTTTAGACCTCTCCCTGGATAAGAGATTGTCATCATCATTAACTTCAGCCtatatttgctttttttctgGATGTAGGCCTCTTCCATATCTTTCAATATCCGGCCGTCTTGTGCCCTCTGCAACCAGTCCTGTCCTACGTGTCCCTTGATCCTCCAGCCGAGCGGTCTGGTGTTTGCGCGCGGTCTCCATTTTATTAGACGTCTAGTCCACCGACTGGGTTCCTAGCACGCGATAAGTACTTCCCATCTCCAATTTTGCTCGGCATATTGTGGACATATCATccaaatagttttcaaaataactCATATGATTGTCGTGAAAttatctgttgtttttttttaactcttagCTTTATCCAGCCTTATTTTTCAGAGCAATAAAAGCAAGTACAATGGAAACATCATCAAATGTGCGCCAGTTCCTCGATATCCTCTCAGACAATTTACACGACCGAGCCAAAATGGACTTCGACGCTATGCTTAAAATGAAGAAACAGGAGACTCCCTACCAGGACAGACTGATGTGTTGGGACACGCCTTACTTCACCCACAAGGCGAAGACACAGCTCCTCAATGTAGCTAACTCGGACTTCAGTCCGTATTTCTCGTTAGGCGGTTGTATGGAGGGACTTAACATGCTGTGTGAAGAACTATATGGTATAAGTTTGAAATCAGAAGAAATGTTGCCAGGTATTTTTGCTtttagagaacatttttttaCCGTTCTTCAAATGTGATGTCTTAACTCATATATTGTTTGGTATCCAGGCGAGTCATGGTCCCCGGACGTGTACAAGCTAGCCGTAGTGCACGAGTCCGAAGGCCTGCTGGGCTACATATACTGCGACCTGTACGAGCGTCCCGGTAAGCCCCACCAGGACTGCCACTTCACGATACAGGGTGGCAAGCAGTTGCCTGATGGCAGTTATCAGGTATGTCCGAGTATTGCTTCAAAATAGATGAACTgtccaactaatattataaacacgaaagtttatatgtatggatgttagTTCCTCTTTTACGTAAAAGACGCTGAACGAATTTAGCTTAGAATCCGAAGCTGTGCTTCGGATTAAATAtaccatatttttaatttactgtgtATTGATAAGTTGTGTGCATTCATTTTGGACATAAGAGTTTTGGTCAAACTATTACCAACATGTAAAATTAGAGACTATTTCATGAACGTATGTGGCGgcttattgttaattaaaccTACCTCTTCTCATTGTAAATTTCAATGCTGATAATGGTACCAAACGTTAAGCTAAGATCCCACTTAGGAAATTGATGtgtatgttgtatttttagtttgttaatAGGTAGGTTTTCGATGTGATTTGTCTCTCAAATTTtacatttgtgttattttgtaaatgagaATTAGCATTCCTCATGTCAATACGGATTTTACATGTTCAATAAAGTGAAGGACCAGATTATATGTTTAGAGTGTTGTGTGCCTTGTTCGCTCTACGAGTGCGGGGAGAGGGGAGGTTTCGTCGACGGCCGCAGTCATCGCTGTCGTTAGTTAGCATGTCACTCGCCAGCTCTTCACCTGGGCACCTCCCTCCGTAGAACCCGATAGTGGTGGTGATGCTGTCGCTGGGCGGCGGGCACCGCGGCGGGCCGGCGCTGCTGTCGGCGGGCGGCGTGGACAACCTGTTCCACGAGCTGGGCCACGCGCTGCACTCCATGCTGGGCCGGCCGCCGCACCAGCACGTGGCCGGGACACGCTGCGCCACCGACCTGGCAGAGGTGCCCTCCGTGCTCATGGAGTACTTCGCCAGCAGCCCGCAGGTACTTATCCGTTCTTTTTTAACCCAGGGACTTTCACTAGCTTGGGATTAGGACAGGTATGCCTTCTACCAGCTGCAACGAACGGAGTCCTTTCCTATAAATGCTGCCGGGACCAGGATAGATAATCCAACTGGACGTGCCAGTTCGAATACTGTACTTCTGTATTTTGACCTTGATTTACGATCGGTAAGAAATAACAATGTTAAAGAAATCGAACTGAGTACCTTATATGCGTACCAAAATTTACTCGATACACGATTGGTTGTACTACGCCTGTGCTGTATTGTACACATTCTGCCTCTCTAGACtacatataaaaaacaaatcataatttCTCATTTCTGTCACACATTGCAGGTTATTCGTCGTTTCGCCCGTCACTTCCAGACCCGGGAGCCGATGCCGGAAGATATGTTGCACAGGCTCTGCGCATCCAAGTATCTGTTCGGTGCCAGTGAGATGCAACTACAGGTACGGTACCTTTCATTAATCATAAAATTCTTCAAATACCGATATAACTAGACTTATATGGTGTTGGTTTAGGTGGAATTAATcgctattattttttgtatgttgcATTGTAGGTGTTCTACTCGGCGTTAGACCAGCACTACCACGGGCCGAACGCGTCATTCGGCGGCCGAACTACAGATGTACTGAAGCAGGTGCAGAAACAGTACTACGGACTTCCCTATGTTGAGAATACAGTGAGTGCTTTACATATTATTTCTCGTGTTTACTTTATATCCTTAATTCCCACATAAATCATATAAATTTGTTACAAATTTCGAGATTATAACCTTGCCAGAGGcaattgaaatattgaatacaCCACTTTTCAACTCCAAGATATCAATTGCAAGATGGAGAAAATCCTGGATATGGAATTTTGTTTTTGGGTATTTCCAATCTTGGAACCAGTTAAAAAGTCAAGCCTTTTTTATACAGACAAATAATATCGCCTCATAAGCAAAAAGCTTTTACAACATTTCGCTTCCCTTAGGCCTGGCAGCATCGCTTCAGCCACCTGATCGGTTACGGAGCCAAGTACTACTCGTACTTAATATCTCGCGGCATCGCGTGGAGCGTGTGGCACAAGTACTTCGAGAAGGACCCGCTGTCGCGCTCCGCTGGCGACAAGCTGAGGCAGGGACTGCTGCGGTACGGCGGGGCTAGGCCGCCTAAGGTAACCGGGATTCCGCcctttcatcatcatcctcgACCtttattcgtccactgctggacacaggcctccccaattgcactcCATCGAGATCTGTCTTCGACTGCTCGCATTCCACCCCTTATAGTTATTGCATGACTAAAGATCACCTTATTGGCTACTACTTGGATCCATTTAGATCTATGTCGAGTAGAAAACTTCCTTTAGATTACAACGATATTGATGGAAAAGAACCTTTGTTATGTCCTTTCAAATTATAAACCTTACATTCATTGCCCGCTTGTTTTCTTAGGTATCCTCAGACTAATAAGCATAAATATGCTAAAGACAATATTTCTCCTAGATGCTGCTACGCGAATACTTAGATGAGGAGATAACCCCAAACAAGCTGGCCACCGCGCTCGCCGAGGAGTTAGACTACCACAAGGACCAACTCGACACAGTGTTCAGAATGCTTGACAAATGACGTGCATAACACCTTGTAAATACATGATACAGTTCAGATTAAGGCGAGAAATCTGACATCTTACTTTTAGATGATACCCTGGAACTGAAAGATCAATCACGTAAACTCGTGCTGTGATTGGCTGTTATCTTAAAGTCAGTCCTCACGTTCTGCTCTAGAAAAGATTTTATTGGACGTGACGGAATCGGGGTTAGTGTTCTTGCTTCGTAAAACGCTTTTATGCGAGTTTAACTGCTTATTTTTGAGGCTTGACAAAGCATTTATAACTAACATATCAGCATCACTTGACTACCCATATGTTTTCCTCTCTTCTCAATTTTAGCTGGCTTTGTTACATTGCCTCGCATCGAGGCTTTATCGAATTTTGTTCCAATATTGGATAATCTCCCATTGTCCTTCACTTTGTCAGATCACTGATTCAAAGACTTGTTTATTGATGCTTCCATTGTACAAAAAACTactgttttattgttaactaCCTGGCTGATATTAGTGTGAGAATATATTCAGTATTGatgtaacttaaataaaatgtcttcCTGATAGTTCTTTTTTACTACGTTACAAaagtgttatattttattttatccctgtatataatgttaaatgttacgttaaattattttgtagtataTTTATGACGGTTCTTCAGTATTAGGCAGTTTAATAGTTTGCAACAGATATTTCTTCTTCCATTCAAGTTGTGCGagaataaaatacgaaataattttagatttatgcAAGTCGGGTACCCTAACATTTGCACTGCACACCTATCTTTCTACCTTTAAGTAGTAAATTGTATATAGTTGGACATTTCTTGCCTATTGTAAATACAGAGaaggacaaaaataaaacgttgatagaaaattataaatagttttaattagtgATCCCTCCAGAAACTGACGTGTAATAACAAACACAACCCGGATATCACGACACAAAACAAAGTCTAAACTTATTGAAACTTGTGATACACGTGTCTTACTAACGACAGTACATAAACATATAAGTGACTTCGTTCTATCGTAGTACTGTAAGGCTAGCCTGAACATTTACACCCAGTATTCAAATACCTTTAAggtaataagtaaataacaatactCCAATAGAGCGAACCCGATAGATCTGAAGCTCACAAGGACAAACTGAGATAGAACAACATAATGGACGACATCACATGTTACTTATATCCAATTGACAATTTTAATCATTACGTTCATATAAAATTAGTAAGTAAATCACATATTACTAGCTCGCATGACTAAAAGatctcaatttttaaataaatattaaattgaatggaactaatgaaataattatagcGTATCTTGCTGACAATAACTAGTCCGTTTCAAGAGGAGGGGACTCGATTCTCTAATATCACACTTTATAATTCTAATGTGTAATTATATATAGCGTAAGAGTCGGGACGCAGAACGCAATACCTCTTTTCAGCCCTCCGAGGCCTCGGAAAGAAGAAAAGCTTTCTACTCTCAAAGTTAAATCTTATCTGTCTTATTCACTTTGGTGTATCGATATTGAAATgtctttcaatatttatttcaccaTGCTTTCTTTAGAAAGCGTTACCTGGTCatgataatagggatgatgactttTATGTCCGACGTATagactaaaaacaaattttagacATGTTATGTAACcgcatgacgtcacgatttAGTACATATTTTTGCTTCATTAGCCCTACTTCTGAAGATCGAATTCCATACTCATAACTTTACTTACAaaacgtttaatatttttttataatctgatAAACGGACGCTGTCATCATACCTCTTTGAGCGCAGAATAATTCGAGTATAGGACGagttaatacaaattaattagcAAATAACACGTCCTGCGATATACTTAGTGGAAAGTCGCCCGCCATTACGGGAACGTTGTTAAAATATATGAGAACGAAGACGCTAGTTTGTCACTCGTTTAtaagataaaactatttttcaaacTGCAAGAGGGAGGAAAATTACCAGTGAAGTTGAGACAGATGGCATTACATTAGCTTTTTACACCAACAAATCAGTACATATCTATTaccaaatttatcaaaaaccaTGTACTGAACTATTAATACATTACGTATAGTAAAATGTATTCATTCTATCGTAGGCTGTCAAAAAGCTGACTGAATAATGCCATACTATAACAACGCTTATTGTAATGTATGCGAATCAAATTCTTATCGGCAGTGTTGAATTATTGTAAGCTTTACGTTCCTGCTCGATCGGTGAGGGCCGGCGGTCTATGTACAGCAGTTTGCGACGCGAGGGTTCCGTTTACACTAAGACACAATGGCACTACACcttgttaaacaaaaatgtttgtaagtaaAAGGCGGTGTTGTGAATAACCTTATTTTCCgcctataaatataatttaaccaCATTGGGCTAAGCGAAATGTCTTCATAAATGATAATCACTCCGCTTAGTAGAAAGATTGCTTGACCAAATAGAAGTTTATTAGCCATACCTGCTGTTTGGCTGTTAATCTTTTATCCAATCGCATTAGTTGACTCATGCGTAAAGTTCAGTGAAGTACACTTTAAAAAATCAGTGTTAGATCGTCAGAAATAGATGAAAAGATGAACATATTCAGCAGTTAGACATTTATTAGTATCAATAAGTGCGTGTGTCGTAGTGTGAACGTGTCGCCCAGCGCGTGTGTTGTCGGCCTTGCTGGGCCAGTATTACGCGACGTAGTTGTACTGGTTGGGGTTGTCCTTGTCTCGCTCCATGTAGTCCCGGTCGATGAGTGACTCTATGCGCTTTTTGAGGTCTGCCGGCTGTGAGAAAAAAGTATCTATTAGTTCCTTGCTCAAGTTGAGATGCTAAACTATGAAATCTTgtcgaaattttaaattacttggtGTCACATTACAAAACTAG contains:
- the LOC113502054 gene encoding mitochondrial intermediate peptidase, whose protein sequence is MKFLKSWMRHGRRKKLARCVSTWSPLATAFNTRPTTRPMFDSLRERTGLFNKPELTSFEGFYTMKEQAIASTDRLIEEATSNPTRPMIEIFDELSDTLCKVADLAEFVRIAHPQSHFASAAEDACISVSGVVEKLNTHKGLYEALRDSVKNGTSGDQHLAELFLFDFEQSGIQLAEERRRRVVSLNDLILQTGQRFMAGAAKPRRVPRSIVPSNVRQFFSSEGDDIIVSGVYAECGEAAAREAAYKLYLAPDQHQDNLLTTTLDARHQMASICGFQCYADRAIKASTMETSSNVRQFLDILSDNLHDRAKMDFDAMLKMKKQETPYQDRLMCWDTPYFTHKAKTQLLNVANSDFSPYFSLGGCMEGLNMLCEELYGISLKSEEMLPGESWSPDVYKLAVVHESEGLLGYIYCDLYERPGKPHQDCHFTIQGGKQLPDGSYQNPIVVVMLSLGGGHRGGPALLSAGGVDNLFHELGHALHSMLGRPPHQHVAGTRCATDLAEVPSVLMEYFASSPQVIRRFARHFQTREPMPEDMLHRLCASKYLFGASEMQLQVFYSALDQHYHGPNASFGGRTTDVLKQVQKQYYGLPYVENTAWQHRFSHLIGYGAKYYSYLISRGIAWSVWHKYFEKDPLSRSAGDKLRQGLLRYGGARPPKMLLREYLDEEITPNKLATALAEELDYHKDQLDTVFRMLDK